Proteins encoded in a region of the Gammaproteobacteria bacterium genome:
- a CDS encoding biopolymer transporter Tol, giving the protein MKLDLKSIRLSLAATALILVACDNEPSRDQAAAPATGEPGSAAGSYATGQEESYADGAAGATGYSEPPVATGNLDENESLLLANTRLLVTEGARSGEGYFSADGSQFIYQSEIAGDNPFYQIFLMDLASGATSKVSPGTGLTTCSWIHPSLERVIFASTHEDPLAGEKQAAEIAFRNSGQERAYAWDYDQYYDIYQANPDGSALVNLTSAPGYDAEGSYSPDGSRILFASNREAYQRQLSQAEQKLFDDDSSYFMDLYIMDADGSNVQQLTFSPGYDGGPFFSADGEKIVWRRFNPDGNSAEIWTMDVDGRNQRQLTAEAMVSWGPYFHPSGDYIIYSSNVLGHANFELFMIDAEGLKEPVRVTNTEGTDILPVFSPDGSQIAWSTTRTADGSSQIYIADWNDRAARELLGLD; this is encoded by the coding sequence ATGAAACTGGATTTGAAAAGCATTCGACTGTCGCTGGCAGCAACAGCGCTTATTCTGGTTGCCTGTGACAATGAACCAAGTCGCGACCAGGCTGCGGCGCCGGCCACTGGTGAACCTGGTAGCGCTGCCGGCTCCTATGCCACAGGGCAGGAAGAGTCCTATGCAGATGGCGCGGCTGGCGCAACCGGCTACAGTGAACCACCTGTGGCCACCGGTAATCTGGACGAGAACGAAAGTCTCCTGCTCGCCAATACCCGACTGTTAGTGACGGAAGGCGCTCGTTCCGGCGAAGGGTATTTCAGTGCCGATGGCAGCCAGTTCATCTACCAGAGCGAGATAGCAGGGGACAACCCGTTCTACCAGATCTTTCTGATGGACCTGGCCTCGGGGGCGACCAGCAAGGTATCGCCCGGAACAGGATTGACCACCTGTTCCTGGATTCATCCGAGCCTGGAGCGGGTAATCTTTGCGTCAACCCACGAAGATCCGCTGGCAGGAGAGAAACAGGCTGCTGAGATAGCGTTTCGAAACAGTGGTCAGGAGCGCGCCTATGCCTGGGATTACGATCAGTACTACGATATCTATCAGGCCAATCCCGATGGCAGTGCGCTGGTCAATTTGACCAGTGCGCCCGGCTACGACGCCGAGGGCTCCTATTCGCCCGATGGCAGCAGAATCCTCTTCGCATCAAACCGAGAAGCTTATCAGCGGCAGCTCAGCCAGGCGGAACAGAAACTTTTTGACGACGACAGCTCTTACTTTATGGACCTGTACATCATGGATGCCGACGGCAGTAATGTGCAGCAACTGACATTCTCTCCAGGCTATGATGGCGGCCCGTTCTTCAGCGCCGACGGCGAGAAGATCGTCTGGCGTCGATTTAATCCGGACGGCAACAGTGCTGAAATCTGGACCATGGATGTCGATGGCCGCAACCAGCGTCAACTGACTGCGGAAGCAATGGTATCCTGGGGGCCTTACTTCCACCCGAGTGGTGATTACATTATCTATTCCAGCAACGTGCTTGGACATGCCAACTTCGAGCTGTTCATGATTGATGCAGAAGGTCTGAAGGAACCGGTCAGAGTGACCAATACCGAGGGTACGGATATCCTGCCGGTATTTTCACCGGATGGCAGTCAGATTGCCTGGAGCACAACGCGGACCGCGGACGGCAGCTCGCAGATCTATATCGCCGACTGGAATGACCGGGCGGCGCGGGAATTGCTGGGGCTGGACTGA
- a CDS encoding D-cysteine desulfhydrase family protein → MAETQEFSMQWPVRLKLANTPTPLTRLERYSQRFEGVDIWVKHDELTGLEVSGNKIRKLEFCIAQAREEGCDTLITCGGVQSNHCRATAILAARLGMGAHLLLRGEKPSSADGNLLLDYLAGAQVTYLSEQDWASHPQVADQIKARYRSAGRSAFFIPVGASDEIGLWGYVAASEELQQDFQQQGLDPDYIVVATGSGGTQAGLIAGKSLFGIRAEIMAFNVSDDADYFARKVSSDLALWRDRYGVNLDTASFRINTLEGYLGPGYGRADPAVFGTIAELARLEGLFLDPVYTGKAFHGMVSELQKAQRGQQSQLPAAKNLVFVHTGGLFGLFPQRQNLDFLSA, encoded by the coding sequence ATGGCAGAGACGCAGGAGTTTTCCATGCAGTGGCCGGTGCGACTGAAGTTAGCCAATACACCGACTCCGTTGACGCGGCTGGAGCGGTATTCCCAACGCTTCGAAGGTGTTGATATCTGGGTGAAACACGATGAGCTCACCGGATTGGAGGTATCGGGAAACAAGATCAGAAAGCTGGAGTTCTGTATCGCTCAGGCCAGGGAGGAGGGTTGCGACACCCTGATTACCTGTGGTGGCGTGCAATCCAACCATTGTCGAGCCACTGCTATCCTGGCTGCCCGGTTGGGTATGGGGGCCCACTTACTGCTGCGTGGCGAAAAGCCATCGTCAGCAGACGGAAACCTGCTGCTGGATTACCTGGCGGGTGCGCAGGTGACCTACCTGTCCGAGCAGGACTGGGCGTCGCATCCTCAGGTTGCAGACCAGATCAAGGCCCGGTATCGGAGCGCCGGGCGCAGCGCGTTCTTTATCCCGGTAGGTGCGAGCGACGAAATCGGCCTGTGGGGCTACGTGGCCGCCAGTGAGGAACTGCAGCAGGATTTTCAGCAGCAGGGGCTCGACCCGGATTATATCGTGGTGGCCACCGGTTCCGGCGGCACCCAGGCTGGGCTGATTGCCGGTAAGAGCCTGTTTGGGATTCGAGCGGAAATCATGGCCTTCAATGTCAGTGACGATGCCGACTATTTTGCCCGCAAGGTAAGCAGTGACCTGGCGCTCTGGCGGGACCGGTATGGCGTGAATCTGGACACCGCCTCTTTTCGTATCAATACCCTGGAAGGTTACCTAGGGCCGGGCTATGGCCGGGCTGATCCGGCGGTTTTCGGCACCATTGCGGAGTTAGCCCGGCTGGAAGGGTTGTTCCTCGATCCGGTCTATACAGGTAAGGCATTCCATGGCATGGTTAGTGAGCTGCAAAAGGCCCAGCGTGGCCAGCAATCACAATTGCCGGCGGCAAAGAATCTGGTTTTTGTGCACACGGGGGGGCTCTTCGGGCTGTTTCCCCAACGACAAAACCTTGACTTTCTATCGGCATAA
- a CDS encoding cytochrome b/b6 domain-containing protein, whose amino-acid sequence MGEIVRYKRDVWGDEVILGVSWDLLWVVAVAVLVLLAAHAIIMAALANKKMDMPSAEGRRVSRHEAIDRAFHWIMALAIFALIITGVAPIIGWRFAWLNLHWISGLILTFVVVFHIIRSLFWQDFKSMILSPKDFGEPFDSSQKPGKYSFEQKGMHWAVTVIAGTVIVTGVLLFMQIDSPFWDRTNSMPESQLGLIFLLHGLSTLALIALAATHIYFALRPEKLFYTRSMVKGWISEEEMVANHDTSKWSPKEAE is encoded by the coding sequence GTGGGTGAGATTGTTCGCTATAAACGCGATGTTTGGGGTGACGAAGTAATTCTCGGAGTATCCTGGGATTTGCTCTGGGTGGTTGCTGTTGCGGTGCTGGTATTACTGGCTGCACACGCCATCATCATGGCTGCACTTGCTAACAAAAAAATGGACATGCCTTCGGCAGAAGGTCGCCGGGTAAGTCGTCATGAGGCAATAGATCGCGCTTTCCACTGGATCATGGCGCTGGCAATTTTTGCCCTGATCATTACCGGTGTGGCACCTATCATCGGCTGGCGATTTGCCTGGTTGAATCTGCACTGGATCTCCGGACTGATTCTCACCTTTGTGGTGGTGTTTCATATCATCCGGTCTCTGTTCTGGCAGGATTTCAAGTCCATGATTCTCAGCCCCAAGGACTTTGGCGAGCCGTTCGACTCTTCCCAGAAGCCCGGCAAGTATTCCTTCGAGCAAAAAGGTATGCACTGGGCTGTGACTGTTATAGCCGGTACCGTGATCGTAACCGGTGTACTTCTGTTCATGCAGATTGATTCGCCGTTCTGGGATCGAACCAACAGCATGCCGGAAAGTCAGCTGGGCCTTATTTTCCTGCTGCACGGGCTGTCGACCCTGGCGCTTATCGCGCTGGCGGCTACCCACATCTACTTCGCTTTGCGACCGGAGAAGCTGTTTTACACGCGCTCCATGGTGAAGGGATGGATTTCCGAAGAAGAAATGGTGGCCAATCACGACACGTCCAAGTGGTCGCCTAAAGAAGCTGAATAA
- a CDS encoding xanthine dehydrogenase family protein subunit M encodes MVATTHDVMPDIELYQPTDEANALALASTLGEEGWLLAGGQDTYGWLKDRNKTPAAMIELTKIDAWKGIRETADGIEIGALTTLAEIVNNPLIQSRYGLLSTAASKVASPQIRNVGTLAGNLAQDARCWYYRRGLDCYRAGGNICYADAPESLNREHAIFGQSRCVAVSPSDTAPALVALEAIMVISSERGQRTVAAEDFFVGPAVDIENMTVLRPGEILTAVRISDRWANAEFYFEKVADRNVWDFALVSVAAAMKVSGGTIQEARLACGAVECVPHRLTNVESALRGRPRNEDTANQVASIATEGARPLNYNHFKVPLMENLVKRAIRGQA; translated from the coding sequence ATGGTAGCTACTACACATGACGTAATGCCCGATATCGAGCTTTATCAGCCTACTGATGAAGCCAACGCGCTGGCCCTGGCCTCGACCCTGGGTGAAGAAGGCTGGCTGCTGGCTGGCGGTCAGGACACTTACGGCTGGCTGAAGGACCGCAACAAGACCCCGGCGGCAATGATCGAATTAACCAAGATCGATGCCTGGAAGGGAATTCGTGAAACCGCAGACGGTATTGAAATCGGAGCACTCACCACGCTGGCCGAAATCGTCAACAATCCGCTGATCCAGTCCCGCTATGGCCTGCTGTCGACAGCCGCCAGCAAAGTGGCGAGCCCGCAGATCCGCAATGTCGGGACACTGGCAGGCAACCTTGCCCAGGACGCCCGCTGCTGGTACTACCGACGGGGCCTGGATTGCTACCGGGCGGGTGGCAACATCTGCTACGCCGATGCACCGGAAAGCCTTAATCGCGAGCACGCGATTTTTGGCCAGAGCCGCTGTGTTGCGGTGAGCCCGTCCGACACGGCGCCGGCGCTGGTAGCTCTGGAGGCAATCATGGTCATCAGCAGTGAGCGTGGTCAGCGCACGGTGGCAGCGGAAGACTTTTTCGTGGGTCCGGCAGTGGACATTGAAAACATGACCGTACTGCGCCCCGGTGAAATACTGACCGCGGTGCGCATTTCGGACCGCTGGGCCAATGCCGAGTTCTACTTCGAAAAGGTCGCCGACCGTAATGTCTGGGATTTCGCCCTGGTGAGTGTTGCGGCAGCCATGAAAGTTTCCGGCGGTACTATCCAGGAAGCCCGGCTTGCCTGTGGCGCCGTTGAGTGTGTTCCACATCGCTTGACCAATGTGGAAAGCGCCCTGCGCGGCAGACCGAGAAACGAGGATACTGCGAACCAGGTTGCTTCAATCGCCACCGAGGGAGCCCGGCCGTTGAATTACAACCATTTCAAGGTGCCTCTGATGGAAAACCTGGTGAAACGGGCAATTCGCGGTCAGGCATAA
- a CDS encoding xanthine dehydrogenase family protein, with translation MAYKHIGKDFVPPDVPGKVTGRIKYAEDYAREGMAYIRLLTSPIPHARVVEIDDSEALAMDGVFGILKADDVYPDGEQNSTGLKVLTNEPTLIGEPILAVAAVDEKTAEDALQRISVTFERMDFVLDPLDSMQPGGPDAYTGGNTFVFREGFARYEWSRDQVTAFRNGAEPTAEPQTTWSYGDLDAAFAASSYVYESTFTTAGYPHMSMEPRSAFAYWENGKCYVHGSSQSLSPVAEGMAQIVGCPIEDFVFINEATGGGFGQKARPNSIPSMAIPAKMSQMINRPVMMRISREEELLIGGARVGFQGWIKAGFKPDGSMAALDLYIVQDNGGKGGGGDNSSAADAISMLYQTEAVRFRGAGVGTNTGHRGAQRGPGQNQIAPIIAPVLDMAAQELGIDRLEIRKINAVENGDTHGPRRSPVTSAYMPEAIALAEEAFNYNERITRSRQRNGSKITGIGIGQGYHDAGRSGMDGIVRLTPDGRLKIHNGVGNLGTFSYASTSRAAAEVLQMEWDQCDVISGRTDRHVPMTSPQDGSNSIFTNTRTNWGAAQDLLTKMKEIAAMDLGGQAADYDIDGSRVFLSSNPSVSMSYAQIAQRGIELGGRFSGQEYPEELDAFTKLSVDRLAGTGLIGVFNDPRHNGTPPGLCVALVEIELDTETGKYDIKDLVNFSDCGTVVHPQGLDNQLRGGATWGIGLAGYERHLYDPQNGLPASTGYWQSKVPTILDVAPQMTTGGVNLPDPENPVGARGVGEPAQGSVAAALASALWDATEGHMFNTAPVTNDMIVNHYAGTSESAKGLAQNNFRG, from the coding sequence ATGGCTTATAAGCATATAGGTAAAGACTTCGTACCACCCGATGTGCCAGGCAAGGTAACCGGCCGGATTAAATACGCCGAGGACTATGCAAGAGAGGGCATGGCTTACATACGCCTGCTGACCAGCCCGATCCCTCATGCGCGCGTCGTGGAAATCGACGATTCGGAAGCGCTGGCAATGGACGGCGTGTTCGGGATTCTGAAAGCCGATGACGTGTATCCTGACGGCGAACAGAACAGCACCGGGCTCAAGGTCCTGACTAACGAACCGACGCTGATCGGCGAGCCGATTCTGGCTGTCGCGGCGGTCGATGAGAAAACTGCCGAAGACGCGCTGCAGCGCATATCGGTAACCTTCGAGCGCATGGACTTTGTGCTGGACCCTCTTGACAGCATGCAGCCGGGCGGTCCTGACGCCTATACCGGCGGCAATACTTTTGTTTTCCGTGAGGGATTTGCCCGCTACGAATGGTCCCGCGACCAGGTAACGGCCTTCCGTAACGGTGCCGAGCCAACGGCTGAACCGCAGACCACCTGGTCTTACGGCGATCTGGACGCGGCCTTCGCGGCATCCAGCTACGTCTACGAAAGCACCTTCACCACCGCCGGTTATCCCCACATGAGCATGGAGCCACGCAGTGCCTTCGCCTACTGGGAAAACGGCAAGTGTTATGTGCACGGCTCCTCCCAGAGCCTGTCGCCGGTGGCCGAGGGTATGGCGCAGATAGTCGGCTGCCCGATCGAGGATTTTGTCTTCATTAACGAGGCCACCGGTGGTGGTTTCGGCCAGAAAGCCCGGCCCAACAGCATCCCCAGCATGGCAATTCCCGCCAAGATGTCCCAGATGATCAATCGACCGGTGATGATGCGCATCAGCCGCGAAGAAGAGCTTCTGATCGGTGGTGCCCGGGTCGGCTTCCAGGGCTGGATCAAGGCCGGCTTCAAGCCAGATGGCAGTATGGCCGCGCTGGATCTCTACATTGTTCAGGACAATGGCGGCAAAGGCGGCGGCGGAGACAACTCCTCTGCGGCTGACGCCATCAGCATGCTGTACCAGACTGAGGCGGTCCGCTTCCGGGGCGCCGGCGTCGGCACCAACACCGGTCATCGCGGTGCCCAGCGTGGCCCCGGTCAGAACCAGATTGCACCGATCATCGCACCGGTACTGGACATGGCCGCCCAGGAACTGGGTATCGACCGCCTGGAAATCCGTAAGATCAATGCCGTTGAAAACGGCGACACCCACGGTCCCCGTCGCAGCCCGGTAACAAGCGCCTACATGCCCGAGGCGATTGCCCTGGCGGAAGAGGCCTTTAATTACAACGAGCGTATAACCCGAAGCCGCCAGCGTAACGGCAGTAAGATCACCGGCATCGGTATCGGTCAGGGTTACCACGACGCCGGACGAAGCGGCATGGACGGCATCGTGCGCCTGACCCCCGACGGACGCCTGAAGATTCATAACGGTGTCGGCAACCTGGGTACCTTTTCCTATGCGTCCACCTCCCGGGCGGCTGCAGAAGTATTGCAGATGGAATGGGATCAGTGCGATGTGATTTCCGGTCGTACCGACCGCCACGTGCCCATGACTTCACCCCAGGACGGCAGTAACTCGATCTTTACCAATACCCGGACCAACTGGGGTGCGGCGCAGGATCTGCTGACCAAGATGAAGGAAATTGCTGCCATGGATCTGGGCGGGCAGGCGGCTGACTACGACATCGACGGCAGTCGCGTGTTCCTCAGCAGTAACCCCAGCGTTTCAATGAGTTATGCGCAGATAGCACAGCGTGGAATCGAGCTTGGAGGTCGTTTCAGCGGCCAGGAGTATCCGGAAGAACTGGATGCGTTCACCAAGCTTTCGGTCGATCGTCTGGCGGGTACCGGCCTCATCGGTGTGTTCAATGACCCGCGTCACAACGGCACCCCACCGGGGCTGTGTGTCGCCCTGGTTGAAATCGAACTGGATACCGAAACCGGCAAATACGACATCAAGGACCTGGTCAATTTCTCTGACTGTGGCACGGTCGTGCATCCGCAGGGGCTGGACAACCAGTTACGTGGCGGCGCCACCTGGGGTATCGGCCTGGCCGGTTACGAGCGGCATCTGTACGATCCGCAGAACGGTCTGCCGGCCAGCACCGGTTACTGGCAGAGCAAGGTTCCCACCATCCTGGATGTGGCACCCCAGATGACTACCGGGGGTGTCAATCTGCCCGATCCGGAAAATCCGGTTGGGGCGCGCGGAGTGGGTGAACCGGCACAGGGCTCGGTTGCTGCGGCATTGGCGTCGGCGCTCTGGGATGCGACCGAAGGTCACATGTTCAACACCGCACCGGTTACTAATGACATGATCGTTAACCACTACGCAGGCACTTCCGAATCAGCGAAGGGTCTCGCCCAGAACAATTTCCGAGGTTGA
- a CDS encoding (2Fe-2S)-binding protein, which translates to MNPKLTRRRFIKGVIASGVAVSSTSLWYSAQGQSRPAGAVERMIRISVNGQTRTVDVAPNETLASTLRYKLGLTGTKLGCNRGECGACTVLVDDVPNYACSILTHSVKDQRIETVEGLESPSGELHPVQQAFVDELSPQCGYCTPGQIMSAVGLLRANPSPSREDVRQALAGNICRCGAYESYIRGVLRAAEIG; encoded by the coding sequence GTGAATCCTAAATTAACGCGTAGGCGCTTCATCAAAGGTGTTATCGCCTCTGGTGTGGCTGTCTCCTCCACTTCGTTGTGGTACTCGGCTCAGGGCCAGTCCCGACCGGCCGGTGCCGTAGAACGCATGATCCGCATCAGTGTCAACGGCCAGACCCGGACCGTCGACGTGGCGCCGAATGAAACTCTGGCATCCACACTGCGCTACAAGCTGGGGCTCACCGGCACCAAGCTTGGCTGCAACCGTGGTGAATGCGGTGCCTGTACCGTACTGGTAGACGATGTTCCCAACTACGCGTGCTCCATCCTGACCCATTCGGTCAAGGATCAGCGCATCGAAACAGTGGAAGGGCTGGAATCACCGAGCGGGGAACTGCATCCGGTGCAGCAGGCCTTTGTTGATGAGCTGTCACCTCAGTGTGGCTACTGCACACCGGGACAGATCATGTCCGCAGTGGGATTGCTGCGAGCCAATCCAAGCCCCTCACGGGAAGATGTCCGACAGGCACTGGCCGGCAATATCTGCCGCTGTGGTGCCTATGAATCATATATTCGCGGCGTTCTGCGCGCCGCTGAGATAGGGTGA